The following are encoded together in the Bacillus cereus group sp. RP43 genome:
- a CDS encoding ABC transporter substrate-binding protein, whose protein sequence is MKNFKMALLAMVLVVTSVLFAACSNKEEEKKADAKDAKIEERTVQHAKGEIKIPANPKKIADLSGSTEELLIFGMKPIITANTSQEKIDAHIEKKLKDVKPVGSAWGDKINIEAVAAAKPDLILVNNRQEKIYDQLSKIAPTVMLKTPLDQWRPKFEEVGQIFGKEKETKEWFKQYDEKASKLHDKIIAKTGDATFMKMAAYPNAFRVYGDYGYGSVIFNDLKLPAVKGTPTDKPLVQVQKEALIDYNPDYLFVFTTGDGSQRLKEFQEESIWKNMNAVKNNHVFTISNEDLNKGYFPLGKEMILDEVAEFVLGK, encoded by the coding sequence ATGAAGAATTTTAAAATGGCACTATTAGCAATGGTACTAGTTGTTACTTCTGTACTATTTGCAGCTTGTTCTAACAAAGAAGAAGAAAAGAAAGCAGATGCGAAGGATGCGAAGATTGAAGAGCGCACTGTACAACATGCAAAAGGGGAAATTAAAATCCCTGCAAATCCAAAGAAAATTGCTGACCTTAGTGGTTCAACAGAAGAATTATTAATCTTTGGTATGAAACCAATTATTACTGCTAATACATCTCAAGAAAAAATTGATGCACATATTGAAAAGAAATTAAAAGACGTAAAACCGGTTGGTTCTGCTTGGGGCGATAAAATTAATATCGAAGCAGTAGCTGCTGCAAAACCAGACTTAATTCTTGTAAACAATCGTCAAGAAAAGATTTATGATCAATTATCTAAAATTGCACCAACAGTTATGTTAAAAACTCCATTAGATCAATGGCGTCCAAAATTCGAAGAAGTAGGTCAAATCTTCGGTAAAGAGAAAGAAACAAAAGAATGGTTCAAACAGTATGATGAAAAAGCAAGTAAATTACATGACAAAATCATCGCTAAAACTGGTGATGCAACATTCATGAAAATGGCTGCATATCCAAATGCTTTCCGCGTATACGGCGACTACGGTTACGGTAGCGTAATCTTTAATGACTTAAAATTACCAGCAGTTAAAGGTACACCAACGGACAAACCGCTAGTACAAGTACAAAAAGAAGCTTTAATCGATTACAACCCAGATTACTTATTCGTATTTACAACTGGTGACGGTTCTCAGCGTCTAAAAGAATTCCAAGAAGAATCAATTTGGAAAAACATGAACGCTGTTAAAAACAACCACGTATTTACAATTAGCAATGAAGACTTAAACAAAGGTTACTTCCCATTAGGTAAAGAAATGATCCTAGACGAAGTTGCTGAGTTTGTTTTAGGAAAATAA
- a CDS encoding MerR family transcriptional regulator, with protein MYKIDEVTKQVGLTKRTLRYYEEIGLIHPPERSEGNIRLYTDEDIARIKRIVEAKEVLGITLQEMQHFLSLKERMEQRRNSENPRDREVIQEIKEMLEKQVQTLDEKMEQMQRVKAELEDSLSRAVTFLENTKGE; from the coding sequence ATGTATAAGATTGATGAAGTAACAAAGCAAGTGGGTTTAACAAAGCGTACACTTCGTTATTATGAGGAAATTGGTTTAATTCATCCCCCAGAACGCAGTGAGGGGAATATTCGTCTGTATACAGACGAGGACATTGCAAGAATTAAAAGGATTGTGGAAGCAAAAGAAGTACTAGGAATTACGCTTCAAGAAATGCAACATTTCTTATCGTTAAAAGAAAGAATGGAACAAAGAAGAAATAGTGAGAATCCGCGTGACCGTGAAGTGATTCAAGAAATTAAAGAGATGCTTGAAAAACAAGTGCAAACGTTAGACGAGAAAATGGAGCAAATGCAGCGTGTTAAGGCAGAGCTAGAGGATAGTTTAAGCCGTGCAGTTACATTTTTAGAGAATACAAAAGGAGAGTAA
- a CDS encoding MFS transporter, producing the protein MESKQKLGRLITVVATFLAFSGIGVVDPILPSIAEQIGASHWQVEMLFTAYILTMAIMMLPAGIFASRFGDKRMMTIGLAIVTVFAFICGISQTIAQLSLFRAGWGLGNAMFFATAMTLLIALSKEVHEAVGLYEAAIGLGMAGGPLLGGILGGHSWRYPFFATSILISLAFILVFFFVKEPERKVKRKAAGVGELLNLVKYKPFMQGAISGMLYYYGFFVVLAYSPLIMHLSAIQLGFVFCGWGLALAYGSAILAHKLEGKYEPKTLLKGSLLVFAIFLIALFFVKIMWLQIVLIVLSGLASGLNNALFTSYVMDISPYERSVTSGVYNFVRWLGGAIAPILSGVIGHTVSPQSPFLVGGIVVLVGCVMILIPIRKPVEIETEALS; encoded by the coding sequence ATGGAGAGCAAACAAAAATTAGGGAGATTGATTACAGTGGTGGCTACCTTCCTTGCCTTTTCAGGTATAGGGGTAGTCGACCCAATTTTACCAAGTATTGCTGAACAAATTGGTGCATCCCATTGGCAAGTCGAGATGTTATTTACAGCATATATTTTAACGATGGCAATTATGATGTTACCAGCTGGAATATTTGCATCAAGATTTGGTGATAAACGAATGATGACGATTGGTCTTGCGATTGTGACTGTATTTGCATTTATATGTGGTATATCGCAAACGATTGCTCAATTATCTCTTTTCCGCGCTGGGTGGGGATTAGGAAATGCGATGTTTTTTGCTACAGCAATGACACTTTTAATAGCATTAAGTAAAGAAGTTCATGAAGCAGTAGGATTATATGAAGCAGCCATTGGTTTAGGGATGGCAGGTGGACCATTATTAGGCGGGATATTAGGTGGACATTCTTGGCGTTACCCATTTTTTGCGACGAGTATTTTAATTTCCTTAGCATTTATTTTAGTTTTCTTTTTTGTAAAAGAACCGGAGCGAAAAGTGAAGCGTAAAGCAGCGGGCGTAGGTGAATTACTTAACCTGGTGAAGTATAAACCGTTTATGCAAGGTGCCATTTCAGGGATGTTATACTACTACGGATTTTTCGTTGTACTAGCATATTCACCACTTATTATGCATTTATCTGCTATTCAATTAGGATTTGTATTTTGTGGATGGGGATTAGCGCTAGCTTACGGATCAGCAATTTTAGCGCATAAGCTAGAAGGTAAATATGAGCCGAAAACATTGTTAAAAGGCAGTTTACTCGTATTTGCGATTTTCTTAATTGCATTATTCTTCGTAAAAATTATGTGGTTACAAATCGTGTTAATCGTTCTATCTGGATTAGCATCAGGATTAAATAATGCGTTATTTACAAGTTATGTAATGGATATTTCACCTTATGAAAGATCTGTTACATCAGGTGTTTATAACTTCGTTCGTTGGTTAGGAGGAGCGATTGCTCCAATTTTATCAGGAGTTATCGGTCATACTGTTTCGCCGCAAAGCCCGTTTTTAGTTGGTGGAATTGTTGTGTTAGTCGGTTGTGTTATGATCTTAATTCCAATTCGTAAACCGGTAGAAATAGAGACAGAAGCCCTTTCTTAA
- the speE gene encoding polyamine aminopropyltransferase produces MELWFTEKQTKHFGITARINRTLHTEQTEFQKLDMVETEEFGNMLILDGMVMTTEKDEFVYHEMVAHVPLFTHPNPENVLVVGGGDGGVIREVLKHPSVKKATLVEIDGKVIEYSKQYLPSIAGALDNERVEVKVGDGFLHIAESENEYDVIMVDSTEPVGPAVNLFTKGFYAGISKALKEDGIFVAQTDNPWFTPELITTVFKDVKEIFPITRLYTANIPTYPSGLWTFTIGSKKHDPLEVSEERFHEIETKYYTKELHNAAFALPKFVGDLIK; encoded by the coding sequence ATGGAACTATGGTTCACTGAAAAACAAACAAAACATTTTGGGATTACGGCGCGTATTAACCGCACATTACATACGGAGCAAACAGAATTCCAAAAACTTGATATGGTTGAAACGGAAGAGTTCGGAAACATGCTTATTTTAGACGGCATGGTTATGACGACAGAAAAAGACGAGTTCGTTTATCATGAAATGGTAGCGCACGTGCCTTTATTTACACATCCAAACCCTGAAAACGTATTAGTTGTTGGCGGTGGTGATGGTGGTGTTATTCGTGAAGTGTTAAAACACCCAAGCGTGAAGAAAGCAACTCTTGTTGAAATTGATGGAAAAGTAATTGAGTACTCTAAGCAGTACTTACCATCAATTGCAGGTGCATTAGATAATGAGCGTGTAGAAGTAAAAGTAGGAGATGGTTTCCTACACATCGCAGAAAGCGAAAACGAATATGACGTAATTATGGTAGATTCTACTGAGCCAGTAGGCCCAGCAGTAAACTTATTTACAAAAGGCTTCTATGCTGGAATTTCAAAAGCGTTAAAAGAAGATGGTATTTTCGTTGCCCAAACGGACAACCCTTGGTTTACACCAGAACTAATTACAACTGTGTTTAAAGATGTAAAAGAGATTTTCCCAATTACTCGTTTATACACAGCAAACATTCCAACGTATCCAAGTGGACTTTGGACATTCACAATCGGATCTAAAAAACATGATCCTTTAGAAGTAAGTGAAGAGCGTTTCCACGAAATCGAAACGAAATACTATACAAAAGAATTACACAATGCAGCATTCGCATTACCGAAATTTGTTGGCGATTTAATTAAGTAA
- a CDS encoding site-2 protease family protein, with translation MDQLFRYPLQQIPLVAMAIIIALSVHEFAHAYVAYKFGDDTAKKQGRLTLSPMAHLDPIGMIAVLILGFGWARPVPVNPYNFKRPRLAGILVSIAGPISNLILSAIGLIIWYSLITFGVLDAIPPAVADTLGQFFQIFIMLNIVLLVFNLLPIPPLDGYRVVEDLAPANIRAKMTQYEKYGAIALLILVITPLSNYTIQPIFNVVIPYVLVFLQSIIAPIFGLL, from the coding sequence ATGGATCAGTTATTTAGATACCCATTGCAGCAAATTCCATTGGTAGCAATGGCGATTATTATTGCGCTATCTGTGCATGAATTTGCACATGCGTATGTTGCATATAAATTTGGAGACGATACAGCGAAAAAGCAAGGACGTTTAACGTTATCACCGATGGCTCATTTAGATCCTATCGGTATGATTGCTGTACTAATTCTTGGATTCGGTTGGGCAAGACCAGTACCTGTTAATCCGTATAACTTTAAAAGACCGCGTCTTGCGGGAATATTAGTTTCTATTGCGGGACCGATAAGTAATCTTATCTTAAGTGCAATTGGTTTAATTATTTGGTACAGCTTAATAACGTTTGGTGTGTTAGATGCGATTCCACCTGCAGTAGCAGATACGCTGGGTCAATTCTTCCAGATTTTTATTATGCTTAATATTGTTTTACTTGTATTTAACTTATTACCAATCCCGCCACTTGATGGTTATCGCGTTGTGGAAGATTTAGCACCAGCAAATATTCGTGCGAAAATGACGCAGTATGAAAAATATGGAGCAATTGCGTTATTAATTCTTGTTATTACACCGCTTAGCAATTACACAATTCAACCTATTTTCAATGTTGTTATTCCATATGTATTAGTATTTTTACAAAGTATCATTGCGCCTATTTTCGGGCTCCTATAA
- a CDS encoding ABC transporter ATP-binding protein, which translates to MATLAVDAVSVGYNEGLIIDGLTVEIPEGQITTIIGPNGCGKSTLLKTASRILKAKRGTVYLDGKAIEKQPTKEIAKKMAILPQTAEVPTGLTVFELVSYGRFPHQKGFGTLKEEDYRYIHWALEVTGMTEFANRPAEALSGGQRQRVWIAMALAQGTDLLVLDEPTTYLDMAHQLEVLNLLKKLNQEEGRTIVMVIHDLNHASRFSDHMIALKAGKLMKQGTPDEVMTSETLRNVFEIEAQIVPCPVNCKPICLTYDLAMINNQLRKKA; encoded by the coding sequence ATGGCAACTTTAGCAGTTGATGCGGTATCTGTTGGCTATAATGAAGGGTTAATTATAGATGGATTAACAGTTGAAATTCCGGAAGGGCAAATTACAACGATTATTGGACCAAATGGTTGTGGGAAATCTACATTATTAAAAACGGCTTCTCGTATTTTGAAAGCAAAACGAGGTACTGTTTATCTTGATGGAAAAGCAATTGAGAAACAGCCAACGAAAGAAATCGCAAAGAAAATGGCGATTTTACCACAAACTGCAGAAGTGCCAACAGGCCTTACTGTGTTTGAACTTGTTTCATATGGACGTTTTCCTCATCAAAAGGGATTTGGAACATTGAAAGAAGAGGATTATCGCTACATTCATTGGGCGCTTGAAGTGACGGGAATGACTGAGTTTGCAAACCGTCCAGCAGAAGCGTTATCAGGTGGGCAACGTCAACGTGTATGGATTGCGATGGCTCTTGCACAAGGAACAGATTTACTCGTGTTAGATGAACCGACAACATACTTAGATATGGCTCATCAGCTTGAAGTATTAAACTTATTGAAGAAGTTAAATCAAGAAGAAGGTAGAACGATCGTTATGGTTATCCATGACTTAAACCATGCTTCTCGTTTCTCAGATCATATGATTGCATTAAAAGCAGGTAAGCTAATGAAACAAGGAACGCCAGATGAAGTTATGACAAGTGAAACACTTCGTAACGTATTTGAGATTGAAGCTCAAATCGTTCCATGTCCAGTAAACTGTAAACCAATTTGTTTAACATACGATTTAGCGATGATTAATAATCAATTGCGTAAAAAAGCATAA
- a CDS encoding HD domain-containing protein — protein MVYLNDKLSETKVFKDPVHKYVHVRDRVIWDLIGTKEFQRLRRIKQLGTTFFTFHGAEHSRFTHSLGVYEIIRRMIDDVFDGRPNWNAEDRLLCLCAALLHDVGHGPFSHSFEKVFSLDHEKFTQKIIVGDTEINRVLSRVDKDFPQKVADVIAKTSTNKLAISMISSQIDADRMDYLLRDAYFTGVKYGNFDMERILRVMRPYGNQVVIKNSGMHAVEHYIMSRYQMYWQVYFHPVTRSAEVILTKILHRAKSLHEKYYAFKNHPVHFYSLFEEEVTVEDYLKLDENVMYYYFQVWQDEEDPILSDLCRRFMNRNLFKYVEFTDKHGLDNWMELSSLFKKIGLDPEYYLVVDSTSDLPYDFYRAGEEEERLPILLLMPNGELRELSRESDIVEAITGKKRTDQKLFYPHDLIYEDGRKGKYKERIIELLEGKK, from the coding sequence GTGGTATATTTAAACGACAAACTCAGCGAAACAAAAGTGTTTAAAGACCCAGTACATAAATATGTGCACGTGCGTGATCGCGTTATTTGGGATTTAATCGGAACGAAAGAATTTCAACGCTTGCGCCGTATTAAGCAGCTTGGTACGACATTTTTTACATTTCACGGTGCAGAGCATAGTCGCTTTACTCATTCGTTAGGTGTATATGAAATTATTCGTCGTATGATTGATGATGTGTTTGATGGCAGACCGAACTGGAATGCTGAAGATAGATTATTATGTTTATGTGCGGCATTACTTCATGATGTCGGTCACGGTCCATTTTCTCATTCGTTTGAAAAAGTATTTTCGTTAGATCATGAGAAATTTACGCAAAAGATTATCGTTGGTGATACGGAAATTAATCGTGTGTTAAGCCGTGTGGATAAGGATTTCCCACAAAAGGTAGCAGATGTAATTGCGAAAACATCTACTAATAAATTAGCGATTAGTATGATTTCGAGCCAAATTGATGCTGATCGTATGGATTATTTATTAAGAGATGCATATTTTACTGGTGTAAAGTATGGGAACTTTGATATGGAACGTATACTGCGTGTCATGCGCCCGTACGGTAATCAAGTTGTCATTAAAAATAGTGGTATGCATGCTGTAGAGCATTATATTATGAGCCGTTATCAAATGTATTGGCAAGTATATTTTCATCCGGTAACACGTAGTGCAGAAGTAATCTTAACGAAGATTTTACACCGAGCTAAATCACTGCATGAGAAGTATTATGCGTTTAAAAATCATCCTGTTCATTTCTATTCTTTATTTGAAGAAGAAGTGACAGTAGAGGATTATTTAAAGCTAGACGAGAACGTAATGTATTATTACTTCCAAGTATGGCAAGACGAAGAAGATCCGATTTTAAGTGACTTATGCCGCCGTTTTATGAATCGAAATCTATTTAAATATGTAGAGTTTACAGATAAGCACGGTTTAGATAATTGGATGGAGCTAAGTAGCTTATTTAAAAAGATTGGACTAGACCCAGAGTATTATTTAGTTGTTGATTCAACATCGGATTTACCGTATGACTTTTACCGCGCAGGAGAAGAGGAAGAGCGTCTGCCAATCTTACTTCTTATGCCGAACGGGGAACTTAGAGAGCTTTCACGTGAATCGGATATTGTTGAGGCGATTACGGGTAAGAAGAGAACGGATCAAAAGCTATTCTATCCGCATGATTTAATCTATGAAGATGGAAGAAAAGGAAAATATAAAGAGAGAATTATCGAGTTATTAGAAGGAAAGAAATAA
- the speB gene encoding agmatinase: MRFDEAYSGKVFIKSHPSFEESKAVIYGMPMDWTVSFRPGSRFGPARIREVSIGLEEYSPYLDRELEEVKYFDAGDIPLPFGNAQRSLDMIEEYVSKLLDAGKFPLGLGGEHLVSWPIFKAMAKKYPDLAIIHMDAHTDLRESYEGEPLSHSTPIRKVCDLIGPENVYSFGIRSGMKEEFEWAKEVGMNLYKFDVLEPLKEVLPKLAGRPVYVTIDIDVLDPAHAPGTGTLEAGGITSKELLDSIMAIANSNINVVGADLVEVAPVYDHSDQTPVAASKFVREMLLGWVK; encoded by the coding sequence ATGCGTTTTGATGAAGCTTATTCAGGTAAAGTATTTATAAAAAGTCATCCAAGTTTTGAAGAGTCAAAGGCGGTTATTTATGGGATGCCTATGGATTGGACAGTAAGTTTTCGTCCAGGATCTCGCTTTGGCCCTGCACGTATTCGTGAAGTATCAATCGGTCTTGAAGAATATAGTCCGTATTTAGATCGTGAACTAGAAGAGGTAAAATATTTTGATGCGGGTGATATCCCATTACCATTCGGAAATGCACAACGCAGCTTAGACATGATTGAAGAGTATGTATCAAAACTTTTAGATGCCGGTAAGTTTCCACTAGGTCTCGGCGGTGAGCACTTAGTGTCTTGGCCAATTTTTAAGGCAATGGCAAAAAAATATCCGGATTTAGCAATCATCCACATGGATGCTCATACTGATTTACGTGAATCGTATGAAGGGGAGCCTTTATCCCACTCTACACCAATTCGTAAAGTGTGTGATTTAATTGGTCCGGAAAACGTATATTCTTTCGGAATTCGTTCTGGAATGAAGGAAGAATTTGAATGGGCGAAAGAAGTAGGTATGAACTTATACAAATTTGACGTATTAGAGCCGTTAAAAGAAGTATTACCGAAACTTGCAGGACGTCCAGTCTATGTCACAATCGACATTGATGTATTAGACCCAGCTCATGCTCCTGGAACAGGAACGTTAGAGGCTGGGGGTATCACATCTAAAGAACTATTAGATTCCATCATGGCAATTGCAAATTCAAATATAAATGTAGTTGGAGCAGACTTAGTAGAAGTAGCTCCTGTCTACGACCATAGTGATCAAACACCAGTCGCAGCAAGCAAATTCGTGCGGGAAATGCTGCTCGGTTGGGTAAAGTAA
- a CDS encoding PBP1A family penicillin-binding protein, with product MDQTMNPKLKKYKRLFFTVMFSCVLFFVFSFFIIIIAAKIMGPPPVAVPQTSVFYANDDTVIGQSNEMQKRYNVSLDEISPYVKGATLSIEDQRFYKHHGFDMKRIAGAIVADLKAMAKVQGASTITQQYARNLYLDHDKTWKRKLLEAMYTVRLEVNYNKNHILEGYLNTIYYGHGAYGIEAASRLYFDKTAKELTLAEASMLAGIPKGPSFYSPFLKEERAKGRQSLILDEMVEQGYITKQQATSAKKETLTFASLDTKKVAEIAPYFQDAVQASLLRDIGLDEQALQRGGLRIYTTLDPKLQSVAEQAVKNHIPETTNIQTALVSMNPKTGEVAALVGGTDYNTSQFNRATQAARQPGSTFKPFLYYAALERGFTPATRLKSEYTVFTLGDGVSKYKPKNYKNYYADDFVTMAQALAVSDNVYAVKTNLFLGEDILTKTAKQFGITSALKDVPSLALGTSPVKPIEMVNAYSMFANGGKEVKPIFIRRIVDHEGNMLYDAHLESKQVLDKSKAFVMEEMMTGMFNKKLSSYAAVTGQSMLSKLSRSYAGKSGSTETDSWMIGFTPQLVTGVWIGYDQPKSISNVAEQGYAKKIWTDTMEKGLDGQPKKDFKQPTDVVAVDVNPENGKIATKNCPISVKMYFAKGTEPTEYCMDHVDDKEEFEKVSEEKKKTGWWKKYLPW from the coding sequence ATGGATCAAACTATGAATCCAAAACTTAAAAAATATAAACGTCTTTTCTTCACCGTAATGTTTTCTTGTGTTCTTTTTTTCGTTTTTTCCTTTTTTATTATCATTATAGCTGCAAAAATTATGGGACCTCCACCCGTCGCGGTTCCGCAAACGAGTGTCTTTTACGCTAATGATGACACTGTTATAGGACAAAGTAATGAAATGCAAAAACGCTATAATGTATCTCTTGATGAAATTTCTCCTTATGTAAAAGGGGCAACACTATCTATTGAAGATCAACGATTCTACAAACATCATGGCTTTGATATGAAGCGCATTGCTGGTGCTATTGTTGCCGATTTAAAAGCAATGGCAAAAGTGCAAGGTGCTAGTACTATTACACAACAGTATGCTCGTAACCTATACTTAGATCATGATAAAACGTGGAAGCGTAAACTATTAGAAGCAATGTATACCGTTCGTCTTGAAGTGAACTATAATAAAAATCATATTTTAGAAGGCTATTTAAATACAATTTATTACGGGCATGGGGCTTACGGAATCGAAGCTGCCTCCCGCCTATATTTCGATAAAACTGCAAAAGAATTAACATTAGCAGAAGCTAGTATGCTCGCAGGTATTCCGAAAGGACCTAGCTTCTACTCTCCCTTTTTAAAAGAAGAGCGTGCTAAAGGGCGTCAATCTCTCATACTAGATGAAATGGTAGAACAAGGTTATATTACAAAACAGCAAGCTACCTCGGCAAAAAAAGAAACACTTACTTTCGCCTCATTGGATACGAAAAAAGTTGCAGAAATTGCACCTTATTTCCAAGATGCTGTACAAGCTTCTCTTCTTCGTGATATCGGATTAGATGAGCAAGCCTTACAGCGAGGTGGCTTACGTATTTATACAACGCTAGACCCTAAATTACAATCTGTAGCAGAGCAAGCTGTAAAAAATCATATACCTGAAACAACAAACATCCAAACTGCCCTCGTCTCTATGAATCCAAAAACGGGTGAAGTGGCTGCTCTTGTTGGTGGAACTGATTATAATACGAGTCAATTTAACAGAGCTACACAAGCCGCTCGTCAGCCCGGTTCTACATTTAAGCCGTTCCTATATTATGCAGCCTTAGAACGAGGATTTACCCCTGCTACGCGCTTAAAAAGCGAATACACTGTATTCACTTTAGGTGACGGTGTTTCAAAGTATAAACCGAAAAATTATAAAAACTATTATGCAGATGACTTTGTGACAATGGCACAAGCACTCGCCGTTTCTGATAATGTATATGCTGTGAAGACGAATCTATTTTTAGGCGAAGACATTCTTACAAAAACGGCGAAGCAATTCGGTATTACTAGCGCATTAAAAGATGTTCCGTCTCTTGCTCTCGGCACATCTCCTGTAAAGCCAATTGAAATGGTCAATGCTTATAGCATGTTTGCAAACGGCGGGAAAGAAGTAAAACCAATCTTTATAAGGCGCATCGTTGATCATGAAGGAAATATGCTATACGACGCCCATTTAGAAAGTAAACAAGTTCTAGATAAAAGTAAAGCCTTTGTGATGGAAGAAATGATGACAGGTATGTTTAATAAAAAACTAAGCAGTTATGCCGCTGTGACCGGACAATCGATGTTATCAAAACTATCAAGATCATATGCTGGAAAGTCTGGTTCTACAGAAACTGATAGTTGGATGATTGGATTTACCCCGCAACTTGTAACAGGGGTTTGGATTGGATACGATCAACCTAAATCCATTTCAAATGTAGCAGAACAAGGATACGCGAAAAAAATATGGACCGATACAATGGAAAAAGGATTAGATGGACAGCCTAAAAAAGATTTCAAACAACCAACAGATGTTGTTGCTGTCGACGTTAACCCTGAAAACGGTAAGATTGCTACAAAAAATTGTCCCATTTCTGTGAAAATGTATTTCGCAAAAGGTACAGAGCCAACTGAATATTGTATGGATCATGTTGATGATAAAGAAGAGTTTGAAAAGGTTAGTGAAGAGAAGAAAAAGACGGGTTGGTGGAAGAAATATCTCCCGTGGTAA
- a CDS encoding glycerophosphodiester phosphodiesterase family protein, translated as MNKPLIFAHRGVKGTHPENTMIAFQEAERISAHGIELDVHLSKDGELVVIHDETVDRTTNGVGLVSEKTVEELQALDAGSHKDPSFHEAKIPTLREVFIWLSTTNLQLNIELKTDVIHYPNIEEKVVALVREYHLSNQIAFSSFNHDSVSLLAEIAPEIPRAILYDTPLADPIAEAKRREATGLHPNFQLLTKEFVQLAQGQGYVFRPYTINEYKDLQTMIDYGVDVIITDWPARAFELLS; from the coding sequence ATGAATAAACCACTTATTTTCGCTCATCGCGGGGTAAAAGGAACACATCCAGAAAATACGATGATTGCCTTCCAAGAGGCTGAACGCATTAGTGCTCACGGAATTGAACTTGATGTTCATCTATCAAAAGATGGTGAACTAGTTGTTATTCATGATGAAACAGTGGACCGTACAACAAATGGCGTGGGACTTGTTTCTGAGAAAACTGTAGAGGAATTACAAGCTTTAGATGCCGGTAGCCATAAAGATCCTTCTTTCCATGAGGCGAAAATCCCAACATTACGAGAAGTATTTATTTGGCTCTCTACAACAAATTTACAACTTAACATTGAATTAAAAACAGATGTTATTCATTATCCAAATATTGAAGAAAAAGTTGTTGCTCTTGTTCGTGAATATCATCTATCCAATCAAATTGCATTTTCATCATTTAACCACGATTCCGTTTCATTATTAGCAGAAATTGCTCCAGAAATTCCAAGAGCGATTTTGTACGATACACCACTTGCAGATCCTATTGCTGAAGCAAAAAGGCGCGAGGCGACTGGATTACATCCAAACTTTCAATTATTAACAAAAGAGTTTGTCCAATTAGCACAGGGGCAAGGATACGTTTTTCGTCCTTACACCATTAATGAATATAAAGATTTACAAACTATGATTGATTATGGTGTAGATGTTATTATTACCGATTGGCCAGCGCGTGCTTTTGAGCTCCTTTCTTAA
- a CDS encoding YwhD family protein gives MTEKKKKIGFNIVKNDSTDGHGGFGVGALSLENISPVFVDVLEKTAFVDIGAMHARSTVEKGIKFLTNKDEVPNGKPFWLVWVTIERTPNGAYYAGVTACEMTVDREIRRGYKSLPEHVNKMDKSLKRYIMIDHMDESSKKVLGTFLKEHNEAIWNESSEELRRALLGE, from the coding sequence ATGACAGAGAAAAAGAAAAAAATCGGTTTTAATATCGTGAAGAATGACTCAACAGATGGACATGGTGGTTTTGGTGTCGGGGCATTAAGCCTAGAAAATATTTCTCCTGTATTTGTTGATGTACTAGAGAAAACTGCGTTCGTTGATATCGGTGCGATGCATGCGCGTAGTACAGTAGAAAAAGGTATTAAATTTTTAACAAATAAAGATGAAGTTCCAAACGGAAAACCATTTTGGCTTGTTTGGGTAACGATTGAAAGAACACCAAACGGTGCATATTACGCAGGTGTAACTGCTTGCGAAATGACAGTTGATCGTGAAATTCGCCGCGGATATAAATCACTTCCAGAGCATGTAAACAAAATGGATAAATCACTAAAGCGTTACATCATGATTGATCATATGGATGAATCATCTAAAAAAGTACTTGGTACATTCTTAAAAGAGCATAATGAAGCAATTTGGAACGAATCTAGTGAAGAATTGCGCCGTGCATTATTAGGTGAATAA
- a CDS encoding 2-hydroxymuconate tautomerase, with amino-acid sequence MPYVTVKMLEGRTEEQKKALAEKVTAAVSETTGAPEENIVVFIEEMSKNHYAVGGKRLSDK; translated from the coding sequence ATGCCATACGTAACAGTGAAAATGCTAGAAGGACGCACAGAAGAACAAAAGAAAGCTCTCGCTGAGAAAGTAACAGCAGCAGTAAGCGAAACAACTGGTGCTCCTGAAGAAAACATCGTTGTTTTCATCGAAGAAATGTCTAAAAACCATTATGCAGTTGGCGGAAAACGCTTAAGCGACAAATAA